Proteins encoded by one window of Syntrophorhabdaceae bacterium:
- a CDS encoding DNA polymerase III subunit alpha encodes MADFVHLHLHTQFSLLDGAIRFDRLFKLANEYGMPSCSITDHGNMFGVVDFYFAAKQYGVKPIIGVEAYIAPKSRFDQKKVRGEDNAFHIVLLAQTNQGYKNLCKLISFAHLEGFYYVPRIDKELLRKYHEGLICLTACIKGEIPSMILRDNEKTIHDTVEEYYSIFGDRMFFELQDNGIAEQTKINEGLASLSKHYGIPLVATNDCHYLRKEEAKAHELLLCIQTGKTMNDKDRLAFQTEEFYFKSKEVMERAFSQYPEALSNTMRIAEMCNVEIDVDTYHFPVFTPPKEMEIDEYFVSLSEQGFRERLDRIKAAYEVFEPALEETYRERLLYEIDVIKRIGFAGYFLIVADFIRYAKSEGIPVGPGRGSAAGSLVAYCLAITDIDPIKYDLIFERFLNPERVTMPDIDVDFCKKRRDEVIKYVTDKYGKDNVAQIITFGTMQSKAAVRDVGRALGIPYADVDKIAKMVTSADNGIERSMSDEPQLGDAYRNDERTRELLDNAMVLEGLARHASTHAAGIVIANKHLSEYLPLYKGSKGEVITQYAMKTIEKIGLIKIDFLGLETLTIMDEAIKLLKAQGVDLDINNLPLDDRKTYELLAAGNTSGVFQLESRGMKDLLTKLKPATFEDIMPLIALYRPGPLKSGMVDEFIKRRNNPSLVKYETPLLEGVLKDTYGVIIYQEQIMKIATVLAKFSIKDADALRKAMSKKVPEQIEAYKERFITGATANGVSLQAAQKIYDIILQFGEYGFNKSHSTAYGLIAYQTAYLKAHYYVPYFAAILTSEVNDTDKMVKYVSECREDGVEILPPDINKSEKSFTVVENKIRFGLSGIKNVGDAALDSILAVREELGEFTSFTQFLSAIDSRRVNKKVMEALIKGGCFDSMGLKRSQLLHVLHEKSDKLQKKDKNQYQMDIFGTEYGAAETINIPEMEEIPHEELLRGEKEALGFYFSRHPLGAYEELINSITPYDSQNLKETTDMSEDIQIVGVVSTCKEVVTKRGDRMAYITLEDTKGTVEVIVFPDLYGRNQKHIAGEKPLIVLGNLDKVDENGARIKAKNIILLEDMAREMGKRVKLGIDCRVFRKEDLRVLKDVLFSLRGKAKISLEFSFNGDRRSLPVKNLRVDPAKMDVVLKNFPDGVSVEVSDETLS; translated from the coding sequence ATGGCGGATTTCGTTCATCTCCATCTCCACACACAATTCAGCCTCCTTGACGGGGCGATACGGTTCGACCGGTTATTCAAGCTCGCGAATGAATACGGCATGCCCTCGTGCAGTATCACAGACCACGGCAACATGTTCGGAGTGGTCGATTTCTATTTTGCCGCAAAACAGTACGGGGTAAAGCCGATCATCGGGGTTGAAGCATATATCGCCCCGAAGTCACGGTTCGATCAGAAAAAGGTGAGGGGCGAGGACAATGCGTTCCACATCGTCCTCCTCGCCCAGACCAACCAGGGTTACAAGAACCTCTGCAAGCTCATCAGCTTCGCCCACCTCGAAGGCTTCTACTATGTCCCCAGAATCGACAAGGAGCTTCTGAGGAAATACCACGAGGGCCTCATCTGTCTCACCGCATGCATAAAGGGAGAGATCCCGTCCATGATACTGCGGGACAATGAAAAGACGATTCACGACACGGTTGAGGAGTATTATTCCATTTTCGGCGATAGGATGTTCTTCGAGCTTCAGGATAACGGCATCGCGGAGCAGACCAAGATAAACGAGGGGCTGGCGAGTCTCTCGAAACACTACGGTATTCCCCTGGTCGCGACAAACGACTGCCATTACCTCCGTAAGGAAGAAGCCAAGGCCCATGAGCTGCTCCTCTGCATTCAGACGGGCAAGACCATGAACGACAAAGACAGACTGGCATTTCAAACCGAGGAGTTTTACTTCAAGTCGAAAGAAGTGATGGAGAGGGCCTTTTCCCAATACCCCGAAGCCTTGTCCAATACGATGAGAATCGCCGAGATGTGTAATGTCGAGATCGATGTAGATACATACCATTTCCCGGTCTTTACACCGCCCAAAGAGATGGAGATCGATGAGTATTTCGTGTCTCTCAGCGAGCAGGGTTTCCGCGAGCGCCTGGACCGCATTAAGGCCGCCTATGAAGTTTTCGAGCCCGCCCTCGAGGAGACTTACCGCGAAAGGCTTCTTTATGAGATCGATGTAATAAAGAGAATCGGCTTTGCCGGTTATTTCCTCATCGTCGCCGACTTCATCAGATATGCGAAGTCGGAGGGAATACCAGTGGGTCCCGGCAGGGGTTCCGCTGCCGGAAGCCTCGTTGCATACTGCCTCGCCATCACCGATATAGATCCCATCAAATATGATCTTATCTTCGAGAGGTTCTTAAATCCCGAGCGCGTCACCATGCCTGATATCGACGTCGACTTCTGCAAGAAAAGAAGGGATGAGGTAATCAAGTATGTGACCGACAAATACGGCAAGGATAACGTGGCCCAGATAATCACCTTCGGGACCATGCAGTCGAAGGCCGCGGTCCGGGACGTGGGCAGGGCCCTCGGGATCCCTTACGCGGATGTGGATAAGATCGCCAAGATGGTCACTTCCGCGGACAACGGCATAGAGAGATCCATGTCGGACGAGCCCCAGCTCGGCGACGCCTACCGCAATGATGAAAGAACACGAGAGCTTCTCGATAATGCAATGGTCCTCGAGGGCCTCGCGCGTCATGCCTCGACCCACGCGGCGGGCATCGTGATCGCGAACAAGCACCTGTCGGAGTACCTGCCCCTCTATAAAGGATCGAAGGGCGAGGTAATCACCCAATACGCCATGAAGACCATCGAGAAAATCGGTCTTATCAAGATAGACTTTCTCGGTCTCGAAACCCTCACTATCATGGATGAGGCAATAAAGCTTTTGAAGGCCCAGGGTGTCGACCTGGATATCAACAACCTTCCCCTCGACGACAGAAAGACCTATGAGCTTCTTGCCGCGGGGAACACCTCAGGGGTGTTCCAGCTTGAAAGCAGAGGCATGAAAGACCTGCTCACCAAGCTCAAGCCTGCGACCTTCGAGGATATCATGCCCCTCATCGCCCTTTACCGGCCGGGCCCCTTAAAGAGCGGCATGGTCGATGAGTTCATCAAGAGACGGAACAACCCGTCTCTTGTGAAATATGAGACGCCCCTCCTGGAAGGGGTGCTGAAGGACACCTACGGCGTCATAATCTATCAGGAACAGATTATGAAGATCGCCACGGTCCTTGCCAAATTTTCGATAAAGGACGCGGATGCCCTGAGAAAGGCCATGTCCAAAAAGGTGCCCGAGCAGATCGAGGCGTACAAGGAGCGGTTCATCACCGGCGCGACCGCCAACGGCGTATCCCTTCAGGCCGCACAGAAAATTTACGATATCATCCTTCAGTTCGGTGAATATGGTTTCAACAAATCCCATAGTACCGCCTATGGATTGATCGCTTATCAGACCGCCTATCTCAAGGCCCACTATTACGTCCCCTATTTTGCCGCCATCCTTACGAGCGAAGTGAACGATACGGACAAAATGGTCAAGTATGTATCGGAATGCAGGGAAGACGGAGTAGAGATCCTGCCCCCCGACATAAACAAGAGCGAGAAGTCTTTTACCGTTGTGGAGAATAAGATACGCTTCGGCTTGTCAGGGATAAAGAACGTGGGAGACGCAGCCCTCGACAGTATTCTCGCAGTCAGGGAAGAGCTCGGAGAGTTCACCTCCTTCACCCAGTTCCTGAGCGCCATAGACTCCAGGCGGGTAAACAAGAAAGTCATGGAAGCCCTCATAAAGGGCGGCTGCTTCGACAGCATGGGGCTCAAAAGGTCCCAACTCCTCCACGTGCTCCACGAGAAGTCCGATAAACTCCAGAAAAAAGATAAGAACCAATATCAGATGGATATATTCGGAACCGAATACGGGGCCGCGGAGACCATCAACATACCTGAGATGGAAGAGATCCCTCACGAGGAGCTTCTCCGGGGGGAGAAAGAAGCCCTCGGCTTCTACTTCAGCAGGCATCCCCTGGGCGCCTATGAGGAGCTTATCAACAGCATCACGCCCTACGACAGTCAAAATTTAAAAGAAACCACCGATATGTCGGAGGATATCCAGATCGTCGGCGTGGTGAGCACCTGCAAGGAAGTGGTAACCAAAAGGGGTGACAGGATGGCCTATATCACCCTCGAAGATACGAAAGGAACCGTAGAGGTGATCGTCTTTCCCGACCTCTACGGCAGAAATCAGAAGCATATCGCCGGCGAGAAACCTCTCATCGTGCTTGGAAACCTGGACAAGGTCGACGAAAACGGCGCGCGTATAAAGGCAAAGAATATAATCCTCCTTGAGGATATGGCCAGGGAGATGGGTAAGAGGGTGAAGCTCGGCATCGATTGCCGGGTATTCAGGAAAGAGGACTTGAGGGTCCTTAAAGATGTCCTCTTCAGCCTTAGGGGAAAGGCGAAGATATCGCTCGAATTCTCTTTTAACGGCGACAGGCGGTCCCTTCCCGTAAAGAACCTTCGCGTGGACCCCGCAAAAATGGATGTGGTATTGAAAAATTTTCCGGACGGAGTTTCGGTTGAGGTGTCGGATGAGACATTATCTTGA
- a CDS encoding acyl-CoA dehydratase activase, with protein sequence MEMYRVGIDLGSVSVDLVVMDEAGSIVREVYTRHMGRPFEIGREAIEEVLKEFPVDFIAATGTAAHAFAPIVGAAFVNEIVALTQGFSFLYPHAGSVIDIGGADSKLIIFEKGTRSRKLKVRDFSMNTLCAAGTGSFLDQQASRLRFTIEEFSEVALKSNNPPRIAGRCTVFAKSDMIHLQQIATPDYEIVAGLCYALARNFKSNIAKGKDIKNPVAFVGGVAQNAGMRKAIQDVFGLGNDEFIVPDHFTSMGAIGAVVTVQEDPSLKRRFKGFEELDTYLEKQRLEETHEPLEISDQNLNVSYAVRTIDSRVTAYLGVDVGSISTNLVVIDAERNVLVKRYLMTEGRPLEAVKRGLAEIADEVGDKVEIIGAGTTGSGRYLTADYIGADIVRNEITAQAEAAISIDPEVDTIFEIGGQDSKYISIDRGVIVDFEMNKACAAGTGSFLEEQAERLGISVKEEFADLALASAQPIKMGERCTVFIESDVIHHQQKGAKTGDLVSGLSYSIVMNYLNKVVGDRRIGNRIFFQGGTAFNKGVVAAFEKVLAGRPLKVPPHHDVTGAIGVAILAMKEKTWEKSSFRGFDLSKRSYEVETFECKGCENLCEIRKVMVEREAPLYYGSRCEKYDVVKKKEKKDIPDLFKIRNEIMHEVCEGNGDGETIGIPMLLNMHEFLPFWKTFFVNLGFTVILSDPTNKSIIRDGGENIIVETCFPVKLAHGHLLNLIKKDVKRIFLPSVINMKKPTENVSNSFACPYAQSVPYTVHASIDFAGSGVTLDSPVIHLGGGAKVVLDELYAYGKSLHKSRKAIRKAFEAASGAQEEFTRRCLQKGIEALSGLKSNEKAMIVVGRPYNSTDPGANLNLNKKLIDLGVMPVPLDMLPIPNDVESGQGLEDMYWGYGHKILRAARFIRNHKNLYAIYITNFGCGPDSFITHFFKKTMKGKPYLQLEIDEHSADAGAVTRLEAFLDSIKNARIEEAGKEARSDVYKMNGHRKRIYIPYMTDHAYALAGAFRACGVDAAVMDESDEESVTVGRKYTTGKECYPCILTTGDMVKHATKADFDPGKSAFFMPSGSGPCRFGQYHKFHRMVLDEIGLPDVPIYAPNQDDRFYKELNIVGGKFSRLGWRAVVATDLLIKMLHETRPFETRIGDTDIVYEEALSAVRRSIEGGGEDIVPVLDRSARAFLGIPKNDVRKPVVGIVGEIYIRSNRFANGYLIKKVEEFGGQVWLAPIAEWISYVNFTARARSLKNASFSNALSVILTDRVQKKEEHAMEKVFKGLLRYGPEPTVVSIIEKARPYVDVSFEGEAILSVGKSIDFIGKGVSGIINAMPFTCMPGTISSAMMKLIQKKYEIPILNVAYEGQGMTNITTRLDAFMYQVREHFQGNE encoded by the coding sequence ATGGAAATGTACAGGGTAGGCATCGACTTGGGTTCTGTGAGCGTGGACCTTGTGGTTATGGACGAAGCAGGAAGCATCGTAAGAGAAGTCTATACGCGCCACATGGGAAGGCCTTTCGAAATAGGAAGGGAAGCCATAGAGGAAGTGCTCAAAGAATTTCCCGTCGATTTTATCGCAGCCACAGGGACCGCGGCCCATGCCTTCGCTCCCATTGTGGGGGCTGCATTCGTGAACGAAATTGTGGCCCTTACCCAGGGGTTCAGCTTTCTCTACCCCCATGCGGGAAGCGTGATAGATATCGGGGGAGCCGACTCCAAGCTGATTATTTTCGAGAAGGGCACGCGGAGCAGGAAACTGAAGGTCCGGGATTTTTCGATGAACACCTTATGTGCTGCGGGGACGGGCTCTTTCCTCGATCAGCAGGCATCGAGGCTTCGGTTCACTATCGAGGAATTCAGCGAAGTGGCGCTGAAATCGAACAACCCCCCGAGGATTGCGGGCAGGTGCACCGTATTCGCCAAATCGGATATGATCCATCTTCAACAGATCGCCACCCCCGATTATGAGATCGTTGCGGGACTCTGTTATGCCCTTGCGAGAAACTTCAAAAGCAATATCGCGAAAGGTAAGGATATCAAAAATCCTGTGGCTTTCGTGGGCGGCGTCGCGCAAAATGCAGGAATGAGAAAGGCCATTCAGGACGTATTCGGTCTTGGGAACGACGAGTTTATCGTTCCCGATCATTTCACCTCTATGGGCGCCATAGGGGCCGTAGTCACGGTACAGGAAGACCCGTCTCTGAAACGCCGGTTCAAAGGTTTCGAAGAGCTCGATACATACCTGGAGAAACAGAGACTGGAGGAGACCCATGAGCCCCTCGAGATCTCGGACCAAAACCTGAACGTCTCCTACGCGGTACGGACAATCGATTCCAGGGTTACCGCTTATTTGGGTGTGGACGTGGGATCGATCAGCACCAATCTCGTAGTTATCGATGCAGAGAGGAACGTCCTGGTAAAAAGGTACCTCATGACCGAGGGGAGGCCCCTGGAAGCCGTGAAGAGAGGATTGGCCGAGATCGCGGACGAGGTGGGCGACAAGGTGGAGATTATCGGCGCAGGGACCACCGGATCCGGAAGATATTTGACTGCCGATTATATCGGCGCAGATATCGTGAGAAACGAGATTACTGCCCAGGCGGAAGCCGCCATATCCATAGACCCGGAAGTAGACACAATTTTCGAAATAGGAGGGCAGGACTCCAAGTACATAAGCATCGACAGGGGCGTGATCGTCGATTTCGAGATGAATAAGGCCTGTGCCGCGGGCACGGGCTCCTTTCTCGAGGAACAGGCCGAGAGGCTCGGTATTTCGGTAAAGGAAGAGTTCGCCGACCTCGCCCTCGCATCGGCTCAACCGATAAAGATGGGCGAAAGGTGCACGGTCTTCATAGAGTCAGATGTAATCCATCACCAGCAGAAGGGCGCAAAGACGGGGGACCTCGTGAGCGGCCTTTCTTACTCCATTGTCATGAATTACCTGAATAAAGTGGTGGGGGACCGGCGCATCGGGAACAGGATATTCTTCCAGGGCGGCACGGCTTTCAACAAGGGCGTAGTCGCGGCCTTTGAAAAAGTGTTGGCAGGCAGGCCCCTCAAGGTGCCGCCCCATCACGATGTGACAGGGGCCATCGGGGTCGCTATCCTTGCAATGAAAGAGAAGACCTGGGAAAAAAGCTCGTTCAGGGGCTTCGACTTGAGCAAGAGAAGTTACGAGGTCGAGACCTTCGAGTGTAAGGGATGTGAGAACCTCTGCGAGATCAGGAAAGTTATGGTTGAGCGGGAGGCTCCATTATATTACGGGAGCAGATGCGAGAAATACGATGTGGTGAAGAAGAAGGAAAAGAAAGATATTCCCGATCTTTTCAAAATCAGGAACGAAATAATGCATGAAGTGTGTGAGGGCAACGGTGACGGTGAGACTATCGGCATCCCGATGCTTCTCAACATGCATGAATTTCTGCCGTTCTGGAAGACATTCTTTGTAAATTTGGGTTTTACGGTCATACTGTCCGATCCCACCAACAAATCGATTATCCGTGACGGGGGAGAGAATATTATAGTGGAGACCTGCTTCCCCGTGAAACTTGCTCACGGCCACCTCCTGAACCTCATTAAGAAAGATGTGAAGAGGATATTCCTTCCCAGCGTTATCAATATGAAAAAGCCGACGGAGAACGTCTCTAATTCCTTCGCCTGCCCTTACGCCCAATCCGTCCCGTACACAGTGCATGCCTCCATAGATTTCGCCGGCTCGGGCGTAACATTGGACTCTCCGGTGATCCATCTGGGGGGAGGAGCCAAAGTCGTTCTTGACGAGCTCTACGCCTATGGGAAAAGCCTGCACAAATCACGTAAGGCAATAAGAAAAGCGTTCGAAGCCGCGAGCGGAGCCCAGGAGGAGTTTACCCGCAGATGCCTCCAAAAAGGGATCGAAGCATTATCCGGTCTGAAGAGCAATGAGAAGGCAATGATAGTGGTCGGCAGACCGTACAACAGTACGGACCCCGGGGCGAACCTCAACCTCAATAAAAAACTTATCGACCTCGGGGTGATGCCGGTTCCTCTTGATATGCTGCCCATTCCCAATGATGTCGAGAGCGGGCAGGGCCTCGAGGATATGTACTGGGGATATGGCCACAAGATACTGAGGGCAGCAAGGTTCATCCGGAACCATAAAAATCTTTATGCCATCTACATTACGAACTTCGGATGCGGACCTGACTCCTTTATCACTCATTTCTTCAAAAAAACTATGAAAGGAAAACCCTACCTCCAGCTTGAGATAGACGAGCACAGTGCCGACGCGGGGGCAGTCACAAGACTTGAAGCCTTTCTCGACAGTATAAAGAACGCCAGGATCGAAGAGGCAGGGAAGGAAGCGCGCAGCGATGTCTACAAGATGAACGGTCACAGGAAGAGAATCTATATACCCTACATGACCGATCACGCCTATGCCCTTGCCGGCGCCTTTAGGGCGTGCGGTGTGGATGCGGCGGTGATGGATGAATCTGACGAGGAGTCGGTCACTGTAGGGAGAAAATATACCACCGGCAAAGAATGTTATCCTTGTATACTCACTACCGGCGATATGGTAAAGCACGCAACCAAGGCTGATTTCGATCCCGGAAAGAGCGCCTTCTTCATGCCTTCCGGGAGTGGGCCGTGCCGATTCGGTCAATACCATAAATTTCACCGCATGGTGCTTGATGAGATAGGCCTCCCTGATGTGCCCATTTACGCGCCTAACCAGGACGACAGGTTCTATAAGGAGCTCAATATAGTGGGCGGCAAATTTTCCCGCCTCGGTTGGAGGGCGGTGGTCGCTACCGATCTTCTCATCAAGATGCTCCATGAAACCAGACCTTTTGAAACCAGGATCGGGGATACCGACATAGTCTATGAAGAGGCCCTCTCTGCAGTGCGCAGGTCCATAGAAGGCGGAGGAGAAGATATCGTACCGGTCCTCGACCGGTCTGCACGCGCGTTTCTGGGGATCCCGAAGAACGATGTCCGGAAGCCTGTAGTGGGTATCGTGGGTGAGATATACATAAGGTCAAACCGATTTGCGAATGGATACCTGATAAAGAAGGTGGAGGAGTTCGGGGGGCAGGTGTGGCTCGCGCCCATTGCAGAGTGGATATCTTATGTGAATTTCACGGCAAGAGCAAGAAGCCTGAAAAATGCGAGCTTCTCCAATGCGTTAAGTGTTATACTTACGGATCGTGTTCAGAAAAAAGAGGAGCACGCCATGGAGAAGGTCTTCAAGGGGCTGCTGCGTTACGGTCCCGAGCCTACGGTGGTGTCGATCATCGAAAAAGCGCGTCCTTACGTGGATGTAAGTTTTGAAGGGGAAGCTATCCTCAGCGTGGGCAAAAGCATAGACTTTATCGGGAAGGGGGTATCAGGCATAATCAACGCCATGCCTTTTACCTGTATGCCGGGGACCATATCGAGCGCAATGATGAAGCTGATCCAGAAGAAATATGAGATTCCGATCTTAAATGTCGCGTATGAGGGCCAGGGAATGACGAACATCACCACCAGGCTCGACGCGTTCATGTATCAGGTGAGAGAGCACTTTCAGGGTAATGAGTAA
- a CDS encoding hemolysin family protein has translation MSNPTFEVLLIAILIVLNGIFSAGEMAIVSSRKSKIKELLREKKDRKAEILLLMKENPEKFLSSVQVGITLFGTLASAVGGIVSVKYIAPLMGRFLAKDLSETVSLVLVVAVLTYLTLVFGELVPKYIGMNYKESVALRIAPLFDYTSRILFFVVNFLSLSTTFIIKGLSLKKGEDHVGEGEIKILLEEGRRKGVFDRTEEELIDSVFKFADRLVKEIMVPRPNVYAIDIEEGRDEILKYIIENEYSRYPVYRDHPDNVIGIVYHKDITRHIWLKEEFDLEGLLKKPYFVPETMEISALLREMQKRRSHMAVVVDEYGSTIGIVTLEDIMEEIFGDIMDETDVDDRMERLRDGSVIIDGAYSIRDLNNKMDLDLPEGPGYETLGGFILSQLQGIARGGEMVYVGGYKFTVVDIEGRRIRKVKLERRRLGPRRT, from the coding sequence ATGAGTAATCCGACTTTCGAGGTCCTTCTCATCGCAATCCTCATAGTGCTGAACGGTATTTTTTCCGCCGGCGAGATGGCCATAGTCTCGTCGAGAAAAAGTAAAATCAAAGAGTTACTTCGGGAAAAGAAGGACAGGAAGGCGGAGATCCTGCTCCTCATGAAAGAGAACCCCGAAAAATTTCTTTCCTCGGTCCAGGTGGGAATTACCCTTTTCGGAACCCTTGCCTCCGCGGTGGGCGGAATTGTCTCGGTGAAATACATCGCTCCCCTCATGGGCCGTTTCCTTGCAAAAGACCTTTCCGAGACGGTTTCGCTGGTATTGGTGGTGGCCGTCCTCACATACCTGACTCTCGTTTTCGGGGAGCTGGTGCCGAAATATATCGGCATGAACTATAAAGAGTCGGTTGCCCTCAGGATCGCGCCATTATTTGATTACACATCAAGGATCCTGTTTTTCGTGGTCAATTTCCTCAGCCTGTCCACCACGTTCATCATCAAGGGCTTAAGCCTGAAAAAAGGAGAGGACCATGTGGGCGAGGGGGAGATAAAGATTCTCCTTGAAGAGGGGAGGAGGAAGGGGGTATTCGACCGCACCGAAGAAGAGCTGATCGACAGCGTCTTCAAGTTTGCCGACAGGCTGGTGAAGGAGATCATGGTGCCCAGGCCCAATGTCTACGCCATCGACATAGAAGAGGGCAGAGATGAGATACTCAAGTATATTATAGAGAATGAATATTCCCGGTATCCCGTCTACAGGGACCATCCGGACAATGTGATAGGCATCGTATATCACAAGGATATTACCAGACATATATGGCTCAAGGAAGAATTCGATCTCGAGGGGCTGCTGAAGAAGCCGTACTTCGTGCCCGAGACCATGGAAATAAGCGCCCTCCTCAGAGAAATGCAGAAAAGGCGCTCCCACATGGCGGTGGTAGTCGACGAATATGGGAGCACCATCGGCATCGTGACCCTTGAAGACATCATGGAAGAGATATTCGGCGATATTATGGATGAGACCGACGTAGACGACCGGATGGAGAGGTTGAGGGACGGTTCGGTGATTATAGACGGGGCTTACTCGATCAGGGATCTCAATAACAAGATGGACCTCGATTTACCGGAAGGTCCGGGTTATGAGACATTGGGAGGGTTTATACTGAGCCAGCTCCAGGGGATCGCCAGGGGGGGCGAGATGGTCTACGTGGGAGGCTACAAATTCACTGTGGTCGATATTGAAGGCAGGAGAATCAGGAAAGTGAAGCTCGAGCGCCGCCGGTTAGGTCCGAGGAGGACCTGA
- a CDS encoding acetyl-CoA carboxylase carboxyltransferase subunit alpha: MRHYLDFEKRLEPLERRLDEIKRFYDVRDPHYAREFQSIQKKVAKLEKEIYGDLSHWQRSQISRHLNRPHTLDYIENLFTDFTELQGDRKFRDDPAIVAGFAFHEGTGVAVIGHQKGKDIRAMAYRNFGMAHPDGYRKAMRVMDMANRWGKPIITFIDTPGAFPGIEAEERGQAEAIASSICFMFSLDVPVIIVVIGEGGSGGALAIGVGDRILMLENATYAVISPEGCAAILWRDGSKGPLAAEALKPTSYDLLKLKVIDDIIREPFGGAHRNQDEAMEHVRPVLTKYLKEVMAMNPEERKQKRYEKFRGMGIFEEKR, from the coding sequence ATGAGACATTATCTTGACTTTGAGAAAAGGCTTGAGCCTTTAGAGCGAAGGCTAGACGAGATAAAGAGATTCTATGATGTGAGAGATCCCCATTATGCCCGGGAATTTCAATCCATTCAGAAAAAAGTGGCGAAGCTCGAGAAGGAGATTTACGGAGACCTTTCCCATTGGCAGAGGTCGCAGATCTCGAGACACCTGAACAGGCCCCACACCCTCGATTACATCGAAAATCTTTTTACCGACTTTACGGAGCTCCAGGGCGACCGCAAGTTCCGGGACGATCCCGCCATCGTGGCCGGCTTTGCCTTTCATGAGGGCACGGGCGTGGCGGTAATAGGTCACCAGAAGGGAAAGGACATACGGGCCATGGCATACAGAAACTTCGGCATGGCCCATCCCGATGGATATCGAAAGGCCATGAGGGTTATGGATATGGCTAACCGCTGGGGAAAGCCCATAATCACCTTCATCGACACCCCCGGAGCCTTCCCGGGGATCGAGGCGGAAGAGAGGGGTCAGGCAGAGGCAATCGCCTCGAGTATATGCTTTATGTTCTCTCTCGACGTGCCGGTAATCATCGTGGTCATCGGAGAGGGAGGGAGCGGAGGGGCGCTTGCCATAGGCGTAGGCGACCGGATCCTGATGCTCGAGAATGCCACCTACGCAGTCATTTCGCCCGAAGGATGTGCGGCCATCCTCTGGAGGGATGGATCGAAGGGCCCTCTGGCGGCCGAGGCCCTGAAGCCCACCTCATACGACCTTCTTAAACTCAAGGTAATTGACGATATTATCAGGGAGCCCTTCGGCGGTGCGCACAGGAATCAGGATGAAGCCATGGAGCATGTCAGGCCCGTCCTCACGAAATACCTGAAAGAGGTCATGGCGATGAACCCTGAAGAGAGGAAACAGAAGCGATACGAGAAATTCAGGGGCATGGGCATCTTCGAAGAAAAGAGGTAA
- a CDS encoding bifunctional precorrin-2 dehydrogenase/sirohydrochlorin ferrochelatase, with the protein MPYYPLLLNLRGKICLVIGGGAVAERKVRMLLKFGASVNVVSPKMSRKLLRWAEDGKITVRRGEYYESDLEETSLVFAATDREEVNARVKEDASRRHIPVNVVDNPRLCDFIVPSLVTKGPISIAISTSGTLPFLSKRLRQLISREITWDYVKYARIMGRVRRLLIETEKDGKKRKEILKHLGEMEMEEVNRIGFRKIKSKFLASHE; encoded by the coding sequence GTGCCTTATTACCCCCTCCTTTTGAATCTCAGGGGGAAAATCTGCCTTGTCATCGGCGGAGGGGCGGTTGCGGAGCGCAAAGTGCGGATGCTGCTTAAATTCGGCGCATCGGTGAATGTCGTGAGCCCTAAAATGAGCCGGAAGCTGCTACGCTGGGCCGAAGACGGGAAAATTACAGTCAGGCGGGGAGAGTATTACGAAAGCGACCTTGAAGAAACGTCTCTTGTGTTCGCGGCTACCGATCGGGAAGAGGTGAATGCCAGAGTGAAAGAGGACGCATCCCGGAGGCATATCCCGGTGAATGTGGTCGATAACCCCCGGCTCTGCGACTTTATCGTGCCCTCTCTTGTCACCAAAGGACCTATCTCCATAGCGATTTCGACATCAGGGACACTGCCTTTCCTGTCCAAAAGACTCAGGCAATTGATCTCCCGCGAGATTACATGGGATTATGTGAAATACGCACGTATCATGGGAAGGGTGAGAAGACTGCTTATCGAGACCGAAAAAGATGGGAAGAAGCGAAAGGAGATCCTCAAACATCTGGGGGAGATGGAGATGGAAGAGGTTAACAGAATCGGTTTCCGAAAAATAAAGAGCAAGTTTCTTGCCTCTCACGAATGA
- a CDS encoding acylphosphatase: MLIIINIGSNQQKNNMMGRAHIFVRGLVQGVYFRHYTEGTALRLGLTGWVRNLRDGRVEVLCEGPIERLEEMIEWCRSGPPAARVEEAQVSWEEYTGEFDTFTVGY, translated from the coding sequence ATGTTAATTATAATAAATATAGGAAGCAATCAACAAAAAAACAACATGATGGGGCGCGCGCATATTTTTGTACGGGGTTTAGTACAAGGTGTCTATTTTCGACACTATACGGAGGGTACCGCGCTGAGACTCGGACTGACGGGATGGGTGAGAAACCTGAGAGACGGGCGGGTCGAGGTGCTGTGCGAGGGACCGATTGAGCGCCTCGAAGAGATGATCGAGTGGTGCAGGTCGGGTCCTCCGGCTGCGCGCGTCGAGGAAGCACAGGTCTCGTGGGAGGAATATACCGGTGAGTTCGACACCTTTACCGTCGGGTACTGA